Part of the Lichenicola cladoniae genome is shown below.
GTCGTCCTCGAGCACGCGGCGACGGTCCTGCAGCAACGCGATCGCGGCGATGGCGGCGTCCCGGTCCGCGATCGTGGCCTTGTAGCGGTCGCGCGGCTTGCCGTGCCCGTCCAGCAGTGCTGCGATCGGCGGCTGCACCTGCTTCAGCAGCCGGCCGATCACCGCACCACCACTGACGCTGCCGAGCTCGGCTTCGAGACACTCGGACAGGGTGGTGCGGGCGCCTTCGCCGAGCCTCGCCTGGGCGAAGCTCTCCCCCTGGGCCACGAGCAGCGCGCCCCAGATCGATGCTGTCTGCGCCGCATCCTTCGCGGCCCGCGACACGACCGACACACCGAGCAACCGGGCCAGCCGCTCCTCGGCGGCATCGCCCTCGTAGGCGGTGCCGTCCGACACCATGCGAGCACTCGGCCGCGACAGGAACCGCTTCTCGATCCGATGGGCGCCGCCCTCGTGCTCGAACTCCAGCGCCACCGATGGCGCGGTGTTGCCGCGATGGTTCTGGTAGCCGCGGATCGTCTCGGTACGCGAGCCGTGCCGGTCGAACAGCACGGCGCGCAATGCCGCCAGCACGGTCGACTTGCCGTGCTCGTTGGGCCCGCACAGCACGTTCACCCCGTCGCCCAGCCCGTCGACGCGCACCCTGCGGTCGAACTTGCGGAACTGGTCGAGTTCGATGGCGCGCAGCTTCATGGCGTCGTTGCCTCACGAGCGGCGAGAAACAGCAGCCGCTGCAGGGCCGCCTGGGCTATGTCGCGGTCGGGCTGCTGCTCGGACGCACGGACCGCCAGCCGGTCAGCGGCGTCGCGCAAGGCGCCCGCGGTTCCCAGGCTGGCCAGATCGTCCGGCGATGCGGTCAGCTCGAGGCGGGCGGCATCGATCCGCAGGGCCCGCAGCGCGCTGCCGACACCGGCGCAGATACGGTCCTCGTAGGCCGCATGGTCCTCGAGCCCGAGCGATCCCTCGACCGTCAGCCACGCCAGCACACGGCTCGGATCATCCCGGTCGATGCCGCGCAACCGGTCTTCCAGTGCATCGATATCGGCGCGGCCGGTCAGCATCGCGCGCTCCTGGCGCCACAGGAAGCGGCCGACACGATGCGGGACGACAGTCGGGACAGCATCGTCCAGTGAGACCAGCAGCACGCTGCCGCCGCCATCGCCGCCACGGTCGAACCCGTCCGGCTCCGGGGTGCCGGAGTACCAGCTGCGCTCGCCGGCCGCGACCATGCCGTGCCAGTCGCCGAGCGCCAGGTGCGCCAGTCCGCTGCACCTGGCGCGGTCCGGGGCGATCAGGTTGTGCGCGGATCCCGGATCGGAGCCGAAGCTGCGCACCGAGCCATGCGCCAGACCGATCCGCAATGCGCCGTCGGGCGTCGCCGCCTCGTCCATGCCGGCGGTCGGGTCGCCGAATGCGTGGCGGCGGTCCAGAACTGCCGGCAGCAGCCACGCCTCGCGTCCCGCCGCACCGGTCGCCAGCTGCACCGGCTGCGGCGACAAATGGGCATGCACATTGTCCGGCAGGCCGGCCCGCAGCAGCCGCTCCCACAACCCGCCGGTAAGGTTCGGATCGTGGTTGCCGGGGATAAGATGCCAGTGCACGTCGGGGAACTGCCGCATCCGCTCGACCGGCTGGCGCAGCGTGCGGTCGCTCGGCGCCGCCATGTCCCACGCGTCGCCGGCGACCAGCACCAGCCTGGCGCCCTGGTCGCGGGCCAGGCGGCCGATGCGCCCGATCGCTTCCAGCCGCTGGTCCTGCAGCACGGCCAGGGTGTCGTCGTCGGCGAAGCGGAAACCCTTGCCGATCTGCCAGTCAGACGTGTGCACGAATCGCATCCGGGCGATCATAGCGCAAACGCCGTGGCGCTTGCAGGAGGCCTCCCGGATACCGAACCGCGTGATAGTGGAACGCATGCACATCGACACCGAGCGCCGCCGCCTCTTCCTCGACCCGTCTGACCCCGCCTTCGTGGCCGACCCGTACGACGCCTACGACCTGGCCCGCGCCGCCGGGCCGATGCTGTTCTGGGAGCAGTACGGCCACTGGTGCCTATTCGACCATGCCGGCGTCACGGCTGCCCTGCGCGACCGCAGGCTCGGTCGCGAGATCCTGCACGTGGCGACCCGACCCGAGCTCGGTTGGGACGAGGTGCCGGCGCATCTGGCGCCGTTCTACGACGTCGACGGCCGGACCATGCTGGAACGCGAGCCGCCGGTGCACACCAGGCTGCGCGGGCTGGTCAACCGCGCCTTCGTGTCGCGCCAGGTGGAGCGCCTGCGGCCGCGTATCGCCAGCCTCACGCATGCGCTGATCGACGGCTTCGAGCGGGATGGGCGCACCGAGCTGATCGCCTCGTTCGCAACCCGCATTCCGGTGACGATGATCGCCGAACTTCTCGGCGTCCCATTCGGAGACATCGACCGGCTGCTCGACTGGTCGCATCGCATGGTGGCGATGTATCGGATCGGCCGCACCCGCGCCGACGAGGACCAGGCGGTGTCGGCCACGCAGGAGTTCGTGGCGTTCCTGCAGACGCTGGTCGAGGCCCGCCGTATCGCGCCACGGGACGACCTGATCAGCCGGCTGATCGAGGCAAGCGCGGACGGCGACCGGCTCTCGGAAGACGAGCTGATCGCCAGCTGCATCCTGCTGCTGAATGCCGGCCACGAGGCGACGGTGCACGCGATCGGCAATGGCGTCCGGACCCTGCTGGAGCAAAAGCTGGGCGCGGACGGCACGATCGACGACGCGACGATCGAGGAAACGCTGCGTCTCGACACGCCGCTGCACATGTTCACTCGCTACGCGCTGGAAGATCTGCAAATCGCCGGCCAGCGCTTCCGCAAGGGCGACCGGATCGGGATCATGCTGGGTGCCGCCAACCATGACCCACTGGCCTATCCGGACCCGCGCCGGCTCGATCCGAAACGGGCCGGCCCGGCGCATCCGAGCTTCGGCGGCGGCATCCATTTCTGTATCGGTGCGCCGCTCGCCAGGCTGGAATTACAGGTGGCACTGCCGATCCTGTTCCAGCGCCTGCCCGGCCTGCATCTCGCAGGGGAACCACTCTTTGCCGACAGCTACCATTTCCGTGGGCTGACGGCGCTCGAACTGGCATGGCCGGTGTCGTGAGGAGCTATCGACCCGGCGGAACGCGAGCGAACAGCATGCCCAGCCCCTCGGATACGGTCGGATGGGCCAGAATGGCGTCACGCAGCGCCGTGTAGGGCAGGCCCCCCAGCATCGCCATCTGCACCACGGCCATGACCTCGCCCGCCTGCACGCCCAGCATCGCGAAACCCAGAATCCGATCGTCGTCGGCCGCCACCAGCGCTTTCATGAAGCCGGTCCGCTCGCCGAGCGTGCGCGCACGCGGAACGATGTCCATCGGCATCTTTGCCAACCGGTATGCGATGCCGGCCTTCCGTGCCTCAGTCTCGCTCAAACCGACACGGGCGAATTCGGGATCGATGAACACTACGTAAGGCACCATCCGCCCAGCCGTGTTGTACGTCCCGCCGGCGATGCCGCTTTTTGCCACCCGGTAGTCATCGAGCGACACGTGCGTGAACATCGGGCTGCCGGCGACCTCACCCATGGCCCAGATCCCGGCGGCACTCGTCTTCAGGGTCTCGTCGACACGGATAAAGCCCCGCTCCGTCAGGTCCACCCCTGCAATGTCGAGCCCGATCCCGCCCGTCATCGGCGTGCGTCCCGCAGCCACCAAAACATGCGTCCCGGAGAAGGTGCGGCCATCCTCCAGACGAACCATCACGTCGGTGCCGGAGTGGCCGGATACCTCCGCAACACGTGAGTTGAACACAAGCTCGATACCGTCCCTCTCGAGCAGGCCGCCGATCGCTGCGGCGACATCCGCATCCTCGCGCGCCGCAAGCTGCGGTCCCGCTTCGATCACCACGATTTCGCTGCCCAGGTGGCGGAAGGCCTGCGCCATCTCCATGCCGATATAGCCGCCGCCGATCACCAGCAGCCGTGTCGGCAGGATCTCGAGCAGGAGCGCTTCGACATGGGTCAGCGGGTCCGCCTCGCGCAGGCCCGGGATGGGCGGGATCGCGGCCTTGGTGCCGAGATTGAGGTAGATCCGGTCACCGGTCACGCGTCGCGGGCCCGCTTCGGTTTCGACCTCGATGGTGCGTGGGTCGACGAACCGGCCCCAGCCAAGCAGCAGTTCGAACCCGCTCGCCTCGAACGCCGCACGGTTCAGGGCAACCATGCCGGCCACGATCTCGGCAGTACGTGCGGCGACGCGGCTCATGTCGAGCGCAACGGGGCCGGACTTTGACAGACCGAGCGTCGCCGTATGGTGTGAGAGCTCGACAAGTTGCGCGCTCCGCACCAGCGCCTTCGTCGGAATACAGGCGATGTTGATGCAGGATCCTCCGATCATGCCGGCCTCGACGACCGCGACACGCCTGCCGGCGCTAGCCTGATCCATCGCCAGCGTCTTACCCGCCTTGCCGCCGCCGAAAACCACGATGTCGTAATGCTCGGTCTCAACCATCAAATTTTCCCCTGATCAAACCCTGCAGCAGCTTATCTCCGCACAGTGGCACGATGCTCAGCGAGCCGCCGGATCAACCTGAGCCATGCGCCTGACAACCTGTGGTGGGTGACCGAGAACGCGAAGGAAAGCCCGGCGCATTCGCTCCTGATCACCGAAACCCGTCTCGTTGGCGATGAAGTCAACGCTATGCCGGCTCTGCTCTATCATCAGCCGCGCCGCCTCGATACGGATACTCTCGATTGCCTTGGCAGGAGAGAGACCGGTCTCGTTACGAAATGCGCGGCTGAACTGGCGAGGACCGAGACCAGCGATGCGGGCAAGGTCCTCCACTGAAAGCGAAGCCTGCAGATTACGACGCACATGCGCCAGTGCCGTCTGGATACGGTCTGATTTTGGGTTGATCTGGAACAACGCGGAAAGTTGCGGCTGTCCGCCCGACCGACGGTAATCGACGACAAGTATCCGAGCAACTGAACGTGCAAGGTCGTAGCCATAGTCGTTCTCAAGCATACAAAGCGTCAGGTCGATCCCGGCGCTGTTGCCTGCTGCGGTCCAGACCGATCCATCAACCACGAAAAGACGATTTGCTTCCAAACGAATCTTCGGGAAACGCGATTTCAACTCGTCGGTGAAAAGCCAGTGTGTCGTTACCCTCCTGTCATCGAGAAGTCCTGCATCGGCAAGTGCAAAAGCGCCGGTACAGATCGATGAGATGCGGCGCGAATTCTTTGCCGCCCCGGCTATGAAAGCGATCAACTTCGGGCTGGACGGAACGACACGTGTGTTACCGCCGATAATCAGCGTATCGAAGTGCTCGCTCCCGTATGCGGTTGTCTCCAGGCCCGTACCGGCAACCGTGGCGATCGACGCGCCATCCTCCGATAGCACTTGAATGTCATAGAGTTTCTTTTCCGCGCTGATGTTGGCGAACTCGAACACCGAAAGGGCTGCCAGGCTCATGACAGGAAAGCCCGGAGTGACGATAAAGCCTATCTTCAACATGCTTCAGGCCCATGACTTGAAAAGAGGGATGTACGACATTTGGGCATCGCAACGTAGGTGCTATTCCGTTTGTAATGCAACAGCCAGCACTGAAAGCGATATCGCCGTCATGACGATCAAAGAACGGACTGTTCTGATCACCGGTGCAACCGGAGACACCGGCCGCGCCGCCGTGGGCGAGTCGATCAAACGTGGTCTGACGGTCCGCGCCATGGTCCATCATCAGGACGTCCGATCCGAAGGCCTTGAGACTCTGGGGGCCACGATCGCTGTCGGAGACCTGCTGGAGATCGACACCGTCCGGGCGGCCATGGAAGGTGTTGATGCCGCCTATTTAGTGTGGCCCGTTCAGCCCGGTCTCATCCAGGCGACGGTAAACTTCGCACAGGCTGCCAAAGAAGCAAGCGTATCGGCTATCATCAACCTGTCACAACGCTCGGCAGATCGCTATTCCAAGAGCAACTCATGCCGGGATAGCTTCATCGCCGAGCAGGTTTTGAACTGGTCCGGGCTTCCCGTCATTCATCTCCGCCCGACCTATTTCCTGGAATGGCTGCTCTACCCCTGGCAGCTACCCTATCTGAAGCAGGGTATTCTCCGACTGCCCGTCGGCAAGGGACGCCATTCGCCGATCGCAGCCGACGATCAGGGTCGAGCCATCGCAGCACTTCTGCAAAATCCCGAACCCCATCTAGGCAAGACCATTCCACTCTCCGGTCCGGTTGAAATGGATCATGAGCAGATGGCTGCCGAACTAAGCGAGGCACTCGGTCGCAAGATCGTCTTCCAGAATGTGGCGATCGAGGACTATTGCGGGTCGATCGCGGCGATCGGTGTGCCACCCTACGTCGTCCAGCATCTGCGCTTCGCGATGGATGATTACCAACACGGCGCAATGTCGGGATCCGATGACAACGTCGAAAAGCTGACCGGACACCGACCGATGACCGTAGGCGAGTTCGCCCGGGCTCACGCGAATGTCCTGAACAGCACGTAAATCCGGCTATCGGCGGAACCGACATGATCAAGGCCGCAGCCATGGGGGTCTCCGCAATGGAATTCACAACAATGGTCTCGTCCGCGTCGCCAAGCCGGTCCGCCTCTACGATTGCCTCCGCTTCCGGCGTTCCGGTCACCAAGCTCTTGGCGATAGGAACGCTGACGTCGAAGGCGACCGAAGCCGGCGGACGTGCGTGAAACTGTCAAACTCTATCTGGCCGGAAAAACAGACCAGTGGTTCGTCAAGCAGGATCATACAGGGGTAATATTTATCTTGAACGTCACCAATCCAAGTAAGGGAAATGACCTTCTCGGGAACCTGCCCCTTCGCCGCGAAGGGCTGATGCAGTTCCAGATCATTCCGATTGGTCCACTGGCTCCGCTTGGTTTGCTTCTATCGAAATAGCTTCACCATCGAAGCCCAATCGCCTTCAGAGGAAAATCACGATGTCCGAAGTTCCAAACCCGCGCGTACATGCTCAGATTCTTCCTGCGATTGCCGCTGTTGCCACCAGAACCAACAAGATCCTGGCGATCGGTTCGGTAACCGCCAAGGGGACGCCCGAGGCGATCGCTCCGGTGCTTCCATTCGAGGTACGCGCGACCGTTCGTAATTATCTTGACGGCAAGATCGACTGCTGGTTCTTCCAGACCGAAGGATATGGCGTCGTGTTCATCATGAATGCCACCAGCCGTGCAGAAGCGCACGAGATCCTCGAGAAGCTTCCGCTGGGCGTTGCTGGCATGATGGACTTCGAACTGATCGCCCTCGGCCCTCTCGCGCCACTCGCCATGCTTATCGGCACACCACCGAGGCCTTAAAGGCTCGCAAACGGGTAGGACGAGCCGGGGGCAGGGATCGTAGCCGGTCAGAAGCCGAGGCGCTTCAGGTCCTCGGGTGCAAACATCTGGCCGCTCCGGTTCTTGACGCTCGGCAGCTCGGAGACCTTCGACCTCCAGGCCGACAGGGCCTTGTATTCGTCCGGGATGGCGATCCCGGCGGCATCGGCGAACATCAGTCCGGCAAAGAGGGTAATGTCGGCCATCGAAAACTCGTCGCCCGCCAAGTAGGGCCGGGTCTTCAGGACCTCGTCGAAGTATTTGGCTCCGGCCAGTGCCTTGTCGCGCTGCTGGTTGCCCCAGGCATTCCGGTCGATCCATTCGGGGTTCTTGTAGACCTGCAGGACCGGTCCAAGACCGGGCGTGGCATTGTGAAAGTAGTTGCCGACCGCATCGAGCATTTCGGCCTCGGCACGGCGCTGCATCATGTGGATCATCGCCTTCTCGCGCGGCGTTCTGCCGGTGAGGGTGGGATTGCCGTCGAGGTTGTCCAGATACTCGGTAATTGCCGTGCTCTCGGAGATAAAAGTGCCATCGTCGAGCTCCAGCACCGGCAGCACACCGGACGGATTCTTGGCCAGGAACGCCGTCTGCTTGTGCTCGGCGCCGATCAGGTCGATCGACACGAATTCGATCTTCGCATCAAGGTTCTTCTCCGCAAGAACGATACGGATGCGGGCCGGGTTGGGAAATCCGGGACGGTCGTAGATCTTCATGGTGGTGGCCTTTCTGCTCCGAGCCCGGTCCGGGTCCGATGCAGGGAGAGTTAGGCTTCGACACGTCCGAGGAAAACGCGGTATTCCTGCACAGGCCTTGTGAGAAAATGCACTGATGTTCGACTGGGAGGATATGCGGCACTTCCTCGCGCTGGCCGAGACCGGCACGCTGTCGGGTGCCGCACGCTCACTCAAGGTCGATCACGCAACGGTCGGCCGCCGGGTTTCCGCTCTCGAGCAGATGTTCGACACCTCGCTGATCGAGCGGCTGCCGAAACGGTGGGTGTTGACCGAAGCCGGCCAGCGGGTCGCCGTCCTTGGCCAGGGCATGCAGACTCAGGCCCATGCGCTGGAACGAGCGGTGAAGGCGCAGCATTCGCCTCTGTCCGGCACCGTGACGCTCAGCACGCCCCCGGCCTTCGCCAGTTATTTCCTGGCGCCTCGGCTGCAGGGTCTTCGCAGGCTCTATCCCGATCTTCATCTGACGCTGCTGGGCAACAAGTCGGTGGCCTCGCTGAGCCAGCAGGAGGCCGACATCGCCGTGCGGATCAGCCGGCCGCAGGAAGCCAGCAGCGTCGCGCGCAAGATCGGCACGATGGAGTTCTGGCTCTATGCCGCTCCGGGTTACGCGGATCGACCATCGGCCGAGTGGGAGTTCGTCGCCTACGACCACACGCTGGATCATGTGGTTGAGCAGAAGTGGCTCATCGCCTTTGCGGCCGGACGTTCCATCGTGTTCCGTGCCAACGATCTTGCGTGCCAGGCTGCCGCGGCACGAGCCGGGGTCGGCATCGCGATGCTGCCCTGCTTCCTTAGCTATCGGGATCCGGAACTGGTCGCGCTGTCGATCGATCTCGAGCGGGCCACGCGGGACATCTATCTCGTCGTTCATTCCGATCTGCGGCGCATGCCCGCCGTGCGGGCGGTGCTGGAGTTCGTGGCGGATCAGGTGAGCGCCGGGATGCCGCCAGCCGGCGCCTGACCCCGCGCCGGACCGAAGAATGACCGGAGTACGACGATGCAGGCTCGATGTGTTTGCGGCGCAGTGACGGCCGATCTGCCGGGCCCGTCATCGCAGATCTTTGCGTGCCATTGCCTTGATTGTCAGCGTCGCACGGGCTCGCCGTTCGGCGTTGGCGCCTATTATCCCGCCGGCATGGTGACATGCTCGGGCCAAGTCACGGAGTTCGTCCGGCCGACGGACGCAGGTGGCGAATTTCGTACCTCGTTCTGCTCCAGATGTGGAACGTCGGTCTATTGGAAGACCACCGGCAAGCCGGACATGATCGGCATTGCGGTGGGCGCAATCGGCGACCCGGCCTATCCTGCCCCGGCCGCCTCGCTGTGGGAGCGCTCGAAGCATCCCTGGATGTCGATAGAGACCGCGAGCGAGAATCTTCCCAGGGGCTGGGGCACCTATCCATCATGTGCCGGGTGACGCGACCTACGGAAGCGTGGCGGTCTCCACTGCGTTGATCGCCAGCAATCCTGCCGCGATCCGCACCAGGTAGCGGGCGGCATGGACACGCACCGCAGCCTGGCCATCATGGACTTCCGGCAGGGTGCAGCCGGCCAGCATGATCGCGGTGCCGGCGATGCGTGCTTCCAGCGCCGCGATCTGCATCGCGGCAGTGGCATCGCGGCCAAGCTCATGATCCAGCGCGTCGCCGGCCCGGTCGACCTCGGTCTCGACCCGCGCATCGTCGGCCAGCACGCCCATCATCTCGGCGGCCGGATCCGCATCCTCGCCGGCATGCAGTGCCAGCAGGCCGGTCGCGCCGACCAGCATGTGCATTGCGCCGGCCGCCTGGTCCTGCGACGCGAATGCTCCGTACGCGACCGCCAGGGCAGCCTCGCCGAGGGCTTCCCTCACCTCCGGGTCCATGGCCTCCAGGGTCTCGGAGGGCCCCGCCGCCGGTCCGCCGACCTTGGCCCCATCGGCATCGGCGAGCGTCGGGATGCCATCCTCGGCGAAGGATCGGCTGACAGCGGAGAGGGCGTCGAACAGCGCCTGTTCACGGATCATGGTCATCGAGCCTCGGTTCATCGGCGATCACACCAGGATCGCTTCGCCTAACTGGGATAGATCGAGCCCAGCACAAGCTCTCCGCTGGCCCGCAACGTCGCCCAGGCTCACGGCACGAGGATGCCGGCTTCCTCGATGACCAGCGCCGCGATCTCGGCCGCCGTGCCGATCAGGCTGATCGGACCGTCGAAGTCGATCGCGTTCTGCTGCATGCCGCGCGGCTTGTGCCCGGGATCGAGCACCATCGTCAGCCCGCCGCTGGCGTGGATCGCCGCAAGGCCGCGAGAGCCGTCGCTGAGCCAGCCGGACAGGACGATGCCGATCGTCCGGTTGCCGGCATGCAGCGCCAGCGAGTTGAACAGCGTGTCCACGGTGCGATCACGCAGCCGGTTGTCTTCGCCCGGGACCATGTGGGCGAGGTTGGTGTCGACCAGGGTCAGGTGTTCGTCCGGTGCACCGATATAGCAGGTTCCGGGTTCCAGGCTTTCGGTCTCGGTCGCGATTAGGACGCGCAACCGCGTGCTTCGGGCGAGCACCTCGCGCAGATGGCTGATCTGGTCGCTCGGCCGATGCAGCACGACCATGACGATCGCATCGAGCGTCGCCGGCAGCGCGCCCAGAAGATCCCTGATATCGTCCAGGCCTTCGCTGCCCGAGGCGCCGATCGCCACGAACATCGGAAGATGCGGCTGGGTCATTGCGGGATTGCCAGAAGCTGCCGATGCCGAACGGTACGGCGCCCGGAAGGGCCGGCATGATCATCGGCTACCAGCCGGATCACGCCCGGCAGCGACATGTTCGCTGGCATCCGCGTCATCGCCGTCTCCATTCGGAAGCTGCACCGGTGCCTGGATGAGCGCACGATGATGGCGCGCTCGCGCACCCTTGAATGGGACGATATACCGATCCGGGCTCGTCATGCACGATCGCGTTCCGGCAGGCACGGTCAGCCGGCTTCCGCGACGGCCAGCGCCTTGCGCATCAGGGTCGGCAGCGCCTCCCCGGCCAGCTTGCCGGCCGGACACAGGAACCGGCCGGCCACGGCCTCGGCCGGAATGGTGGCGCACCGGGCCCGCCTCACGTCCAGCGTGAGTGCGAAATGGGTGAAGACGTGCCGGACCGAGCCTGCCGAATGCCAGTCGGCCGCAATCGGCGCCAGGGCCAGGGTTTCACCGCCGGACCACGTCGCATCCCGCCATGGCGTGCCGGGCAGTTCGGTCATGCCGCCGAGCAGGCCCGTCGGTGGACGCCGCTGCAGCAGCACCGCACCCTGCGCGTCGGTCAGGTGGAACACGACTCCATGCCGCTCCGGGCGCGCCGGCTTGGCCGCCTTCACCGGCAGCGTCTCGGCGATCCCGCGTGCCCGCGCCAAGCAAGGGGACGCCCACGGACACAGCACGCAGGCCGGCCGCTTCGGGGTGCACAGCGTGGCCCCGAGATCGAACAGGCCCTGCGCGAAATCGGACGGACGGGCGCGGGCCAGGGGATCGGTCCCGAGTGTTGCCGCAGCCAGCGCCATCGCCTTGCGGCTGCCCGGCAGCGGCGCGTCGATCGCGAACAGGCGCGACACCACGCGCTCGACATTGCCGTCGACCGGCACCGCCGGGATACCGAAGGCGATCGCGCCGATCGCCGGCGCGGTATAGCCGCCGATGCCAGGCAGCAGGCGCAATCCGTCGATGCTGTCCGGGAACCCGCCCATCCGGGCCACTGCCTGCGCGCAGGCATGCAGGTTGCGGGCCCGTGCGTAATAACCGAGCCCGGCCCAGGCCTGCATCACCCGTTCCTGCGGCGCCTCGGCCAGCGCCCGCACGGTCGGGAACAACTCCAGAAAGCGCCTGTAGTACGGCACCACCGCCGCCACCGTGGTCTGCTGCAGCATGATCTCGCTGAGCCAGACGTGGTAGGGATCGGCGGTCTCGCCCGGCGCCGCGCGCCAGGGCAGGATGCGCCGGTGCCGGTCGTACCAGCGCAACAGGTCTCGAGCTTCGGGAGGCACGACGCGTCTATGGCGAAGGACGTCCCTACCGGCAAGCCGCCCGGCGCGATCCCGGCGCCGAATGCAGCGCCCTACCCGGCGACCCGGCATGTGTATGGCCCGCGCACGCTGGCGAGCCTGCTGCCGCCGATCACCCGGCCGGCCTTCAAGGCACGCTCGCCCGCGTCCGCGCAGTTGATGAGCGACTGGCCGGCGCTGGTGGGCCCGGTCACGGCCGCGATCACCTCGCCGCGACGCTTCTCCGGCGGCACCCTGACCCTGGCCGCGACCGGCGTGGTGGCACTGGAGCTGCAGCATCTGGCGCCGCAGCTCATTGCCCGTATCAACAGCGCGCTGGGGCGTCAGGTCGTGGAACGGTTGCGCTTCGTGCAGGATGACTCCATCACCGGTCTTGCCGACCAGGAGCCTCGCGCTCCCGAACCGGTGCCGGCCATGATCCCCGACCTTCCGGACGGACCGCTGCACGACGCACTGGCGCGACTCGGCGGGCGCATCGCGGCCGGCCGGAACCGTCGTTGACAATCGAAACCCAGCCGTGCCGCGGAGCCTGACGATGCCGATCCACCGCCGAACCCTGCTCGCCGGAGCGCCTGCCCTGTTGATGCCGCTACTGGGTGCCGGCCTGGTCCGTCCGGCGTTCGCGCAGCGGGCCGACGCAAGGATGGACCAGCGCGCGCTCGGCAGCCCGGACGCCAAAATCGTGGTCCAGGAATGGTTC
Proteins encoded:
- a CDS encoding DUF721 domain-containing protein — translated: MAKDVPTGKPPGAIPAPNAAPYPATRHVYGPRTLASLLPPITRPAFKARSPASAQLMSDWPALVGPVTAAITSPRRFSGGTLTLAATGVVALELQHLAPQLIARINSALGRQVVERLRFVQDDSITGLADQEPRAPEPVPAMIPDLPDGPLHDALARLGGRIAAGRNRR
- a CDS encoding A/G-specific adenine glycosylase; this translates as MPPEARDLLRWYDRHRRILPWRAAPGETADPYHVWLSEIMLQQTTVAAVVPYYRRFLELFPTVRALAEAPQERVMQAWAGLGYYARARNLHACAQAVARMGGFPDSIDGLRLLPGIGGYTAPAIGAIAFGIPAVPVDGNVERVVSRLFAIDAPLPGSRKAMALAAATLGTDPLARARPSDFAQGLFDLGATLCTPKRPACVLCPWASPCLARARGIAETLPVKAAKPARPERHGVVFHLTDAQGAVLLQRRPPTGLLGGMTELPGTPWRDATWSGGETLALAPIAADWHSAGSVRHVFTHFALTLDVRRARCATIPAEAVAGRFLCPAGKLAGEALPTLMRKALAVAEAG